A genomic segment from Rhinatrema bivittatum chromosome 19, aRhiBiv1.1, whole genome shotgun sequence encodes:
- the YIPF2 gene encoding protein YIPF2 isoform X1: MTSSEDLKFHEFEEASDLLASNPEATTKSINDDQNHAIVNIDSNKQEEEEEGEDTDQTELLGRQKQQPGFWTFEYYQTFFDIDTVQVLDRIKGSLLPLPGKNFVRHHLRNKPDLYGPFWICATLVFTLAFSSNLYSLLANKAPARFHYSPHFGKVTVAAVAIFSYAWLVPLGLWAFLQWRKGVNMAVNSYTLLETLCVYGYSLFVYIPMACLSALPYDWLSWVLIVLAMLLSGSVLVLTFWPNIREDTKLAAVVTVICIFVAHALLAVSCKLYFFVPSIPGDDGTPHTTAAARTVVKVMQASPGAHTVKVTHS, translated from the exons ATGACTTCATCGGAAGACCTCAAGTTTCATG AATTTGAAGAAGCCTCAGATTTACTGGCTTCAAATCCCGAAGCAACAACCAAAAGCATCAATGATGATCAGAACCACGCCATTGTGAACATAGACTCCaacaaacaggaggaggaggaggagggagaggacacaGACCAGACTGAG CTCCTgggcaggcagaagcagcagcccGGTTTCTGGACCTTTGAATACTACCAGACGTTCTTCGACATCGACACCGTACAG GTGCTGGACAGGATCAAGGGCTCGCTTCTCCCGCTGCCGGGGAAGAACTTTGTCAGGCACCATTTACGGAACAAGCCCGATCTGTACG GTCCCTTCTGGATCTGTGCCACCCTGGTCTTCACGCTGGCCTTCTCCAGTAACTTGTACAGCCTCCTAGCGAACAAGGCTCCCGCCAGATTTCACTACAGCCCCCATTTCGGTAAAG TGACGGTAGCTGCAGTCGCCATCTTTAGCTATGCCTGGCTGGTCCCCCTGGGCCTGTGGGCCTTTCTGCAGTGGAGGAAAGGCGTTAACATGGCCGTCAACTCCTACACCCTGCTGGAGACCCTGTGCGTGTACGGATACTCCCTCTTTGTGTACATTCCCATGGCG TGTCTGTCGGCGCTACCGTACGATTGGCTAAGCTGGGTTCTCATCGTGCTGGCAATGCTGCTGTCCGGATCGGTCCTCGTGCTCACCTTCTGGCCCAACATCCGTGAAGACACCAAACTCGCAGCTGTCGTCACTGTGATCTGCATCTTCGTCGCCCATGCCCTGCTTGCTGTTAGCTGCAAG CTGTATTTTTTCGTCCCATCGATCCCCGGTGACGACGGGACGCCGCACACCACGGCAGCAGCACGCACCGTGGTGAAAGTGATGCAGGCCAGCCCGGGAGCCCACACGGTGAAGGTGACGCACAGCTAA
- the YIPF2 gene encoding protein YIPF2 isoform X2: MLLGRQKQQPGFWTFEYYQTFFDIDTVQVLDRIKGSLLPLPGKNFVRHHLRNKPDLYGPFWICATLVFTLAFSSNLYSLLANKAPARFHYSPHFGKVTVAAVAIFSYAWLVPLGLWAFLQWRKGVNMAVNSYTLLETLCVYGYSLFVYIPMACLSALPYDWLSWVLIVLAMLLSGSVLVLTFWPNIREDTKLAAVVTVICIFVAHALLAVSCKLYFFVPSIPGDDGTPHTTAAARTVVKVMQASPGAHTVKVTHS, encoded by the exons ATG CTCCTgggcaggcagaagcagcagcccGGTTTCTGGACCTTTGAATACTACCAGACGTTCTTCGACATCGACACCGTACAG GTGCTGGACAGGATCAAGGGCTCGCTTCTCCCGCTGCCGGGGAAGAACTTTGTCAGGCACCATTTACGGAACAAGCCCGATCTGTACG GTCCCTTCTGGATCTGTGCCACCCTGGTCTTCACGCTGGCCTTCTCCAGTAACTTGTACAGCCTCCTAGCGAACAAGGCTCCCGCCAGATTTCACTACAGCCCCCATTTCGGTAAAG TGACGGTAGCTGCAGTCGCCATCTTTAGCTATGCCTGGCTGGTCCCCCTGGGCCTGTGGGCCTTTCTGCAGTGGAGGAAAGGCGTTAACATGGCCGTCAACTCCTACACCCTGCTGGAGACCCTGTGCGTGTACGGATACTCCCTCTTTGTGTACATTCCCATGGCG TGTCTGTCGGCGCTACCGTACGATTGGCTAAGCTGGGTTCTCATCGTGCTGGCAATGCTGCTGTCCGGATCGGTCCTCGTGCTCACCTTCTGGCCCAACATCCGTGAAGACACCAAACTCGCAGCTGTCGTCACTGTGATCTGCATCTTCGTCGCCCATGCCCTGCTTGCTGTTAGCTGCAAG CTGTATTTTTTCGTCCCATCGATCCCCGGTGACGACGGGACGCCGCACACCACGGCAGCAGCACGCACCGTGGTGAAAGTGATGCAGGCCAGCCCGGGAGCCCACACGGTGAAGGTGACGCACAGCTAA
- the TIMM29 gene encoding mitochondrial import inner membrane translocase subunit Tim29, producing MSLLGGWRPWLLRQRLLFHVGRRARSVEAGSSGMWPRIQNSRVGAWCRSLLSDYAEACKDVALGVRERPGRAAFYLALLAGAGACARSTPAPGSFECSLLEAAGALLLLSPSVRSASADGHVQELLQLRDQGRLRYRSLGCCALVYRAAYDADCALYRASCRHLREGWAQFPARLLDVGFLGRWWLLRAKMRDFDVNEEAFRHLPAHLRSLSAGDLHSGRNERLFEEKYRAGPDGGRGGRALGFPRSGGGGERGLLHLSDEMTRFSRNSPGSGSRIETSQSSCTSPATSSTCNEPSPTDSPWNCTAPFGAGPGRTDPCLRPAEEPRARPMRPARSSESRGSGLLLGRRWPIPARTCRGGRGPDPSARPVLCLLVTARAARALGAKAPNNELLCFVG from the exons ATGTCGCTGCTGGGAGGATGGCGGCCGTGGCTACTACGGCAGCGGCTCCTTTTCCACGTGGGCCGCCGAGCGAGGTCGGTGGAGGCTGGCAGCAGCGGGATGTGGCCCAGAATCCAAAACAGCCGCGTGG GTGCCTGGTGCCGGAGCCTGCTGAGCGACTACGCCGAGGCCTGCAAGGACGTGGCGCTGGGCGTGAGGGAGCGCCCGGGCCGAGCCGCCTTCTACCTGGCCCTGCTGGCCGGCGCCGGGGCCTGCGCCCGCAGCACGCCCGCGCCGGGCTCCTTCGAGTGCAGCCTGCTGGAGGCGGCCGGcgcgctgctgctgctctccccctCCGTCCGCAGCGCCTCCGCCGACGGCCACGTGCAAGAGCTGCTGCAGCTCCGCGACCAGGGCCGCCTGCGCTACCGGAGCCTGGGCTGTTGCGCGCTGGTCTACCGGGCCGCCTACGATGCCGACTGCGCCCTGtaccgggccagctgccggcacctGCGCGAGGGCTGGGCCCAGTTCCCCGCCCGCCTCCTGGACGTGGGGTTTCTGGGCCGCTGGTGGCTGCTGCGGGCTAAGATGCGGGACTTCGACGTGAACGAGGAGGCCTTCCGCCACCTGCCCGCCCACCTGCGGTCGCTCTCGGCCGGGGACCTGCACTCGGGCCGCAACGAGAGGCTCTTCGAGGAGAAGTACAGAGCGGGTCCAGATGGAGGGCGTGGAGGCCGAGCCTTAGGGTTCCcccggtccgggggggggggggagaggggacttTTGCATCTCTCGGATGAAATGACCAGGTTCAGCCGCAACAGCCCCGGTTCTGGTTCACGGATTGAGACGTCGCAATCTTCCTGCACATCTCCCGCCACCTCTTCCACTTGCAACGAGCCTTCCCCGACCGATTCCCCCTGGAATTGCACTGCCCCGTTCGGTGCCGGCCCCGGCAGGACCGATCCGTGCCTACGCCCAGCTGAAGAGCCGCGGGCTCGGCCTATGCGTCCTGCGAGGAGCAGCGAGAGCCGGGGTTCCGGTTTGCTTTTGGGCAGGCGCTGGCCGATCCCCGCACGCAcgtgcaggggagggaggggcccTGACCCCTCGGCTCGTCccgtgctctgcctcctggttaCGGCTCGTGCTGCGCGGGCCCTGGGAGCGAAAGCCCCGAACAATGAGTTGCTGTGTTTTGTCGGTTGA
- the LOC115081163 gene encoding tctex1 domain-containing protein 2-like: MASKAPAKRAALMGSRTLSMVAVQGNVPEKAALNAATRGKPMASRSPAVWSFTGLLAAQRITKNLKERRTLKLGSERARVTIVAPEVPAFASKPKQKIQISPLQKLLEEYLPKRLGHVTYDPKLGSELAKEVAEELKQRVKSLVPPRYKVLTFVALAERGQEDLVVVSRCLWDAHADNYVSHNYKNDSLFCVACVFMAYCE; this comes from the exons ATGGCATCAAAGGCACCAGCAAAGAGAGCTGCTCTGATGGGGTCCCGCACGCTGAGCATGGTCGCTGTTCAGGGGAACGTACCGGAGAAAGCG GCCCTGAATGCTGCTACGAGAGGCAAACCCATGGCCAGCAGGAGTCCGGCAGTATGGAGCTTCACGGGGCTGCTAGCGGCTCAGAGAATCACCAAGAACCTAAAG GAAAGGAGGACGCTGAAGCTGGGGTCTGAGAGAGCACGCGTAACCATCGTGGCACCCGAG GTGCCTGCCTTTGCCTCCAAGCCAAAGCAGAAGATCCAGATCTCTCCCCTGCAGAAGCTGCTGGAAGAGTACTTACCTAAGAGGCTGGGTCATGTCACGTATGACCCCAAGCTGGGCTCCGAGTTggccaaggaggtggctgaagagCTGAAGCAGAGAGTCAAGTCCCTTGTGCCACCACGCTACAAAGTACTGACCTTTGTTGCCCTGGCGGAGAGGGGTCAGGAAGACCTGGTGGTGGTGAGCCGCTGCCTGTGGGATGCACACGCAGACAACTATGTGTCGCACAACTACAAGAACGACAGTCTCTTCTGCGTGGCCTGTGTCTTCATGGCGTACTGTGAATGA